A region of Subtercola boreus DNA encodes the following proteins:
- a CDS encoding response regulator transcription factor — translation MRLLIVEDEDEMGRLLVKGLVAEGYEVDRVANGVDGLISVSTETYSAAIVDVMLPGMSGFEFCRHMREQSSSVPILLLTARDDVDDRVKGLDAGADDYLTKPFAFVELTARIRALLRRESVGPQLSLTVGSLVVDSHNRKAIVGNATLSLSPKEFDLLRLLAGRPGVTMSRTEILDEVWGRTEHIDANVVDQYVSYLRRKLDPLGSDVSIATRRGVGYGLEVAE, via the coding sequence GTGAGACTGCTGATTGTCGAAGACGAAGACGAGATGGGGCGCCTGCTGGTCAAGGGGCTCGTGGCCGAAGGCTACGAGGTCGACCGGGTGGCCAATGGTGTCGACGGTCTCATCTCGGTCAGCACCGAGACCTACTCCGCGGCGATCGTCGATGTGATGCTCCCGGGAATGTCCGGTTTCGAGTTCTGCCGCCACATGCGCGAGCAGAGCTCCTCCGTCCCCATCCTGCTGCTCACCGCCCGCGACGACGTCGACGACCGGGTGAAAGGTCTGGATGCCGGGGCCGACGACTATCTCACGAAACCGTTCGCGTTCGTGGAGCTGACGGCGCGCATCCGGGCCCTGCTGAGACGCGAGAGCGTCGGGCCGCAGCTCTCGCTCACGGTCGGTTCGCTCGTCGTCGACAGTCACAACCGCAAGGCGATCGTCGGGAACGCCACACTTTCGCTCAGCCCCAAGGAGTTCGACCTGCTGCGCCTGCTCGCCGGCCGGCCGGGCGTCACCATGAGCCGCACCGAGATCCTCGACGAGGTCTGGGGTCGCACCGAACACATCGACGCGAACGTCGTCGACCAGTACGTGAGCTACCTGCGGCGAAAGCTCGATCCGCTCGGCTCCGACGTGTCGATCGCCACACGCCGCGGTGTCGGCTACGGGCTCGAGGTCGCCGAGTGA
- a CDS encoding sensor histidine kinase — MRLARRLSIRVRLTVGTLVIAGVFFAGTAVVVHRQVDSILRSSSVMLLEGDLAQYQQEIADGRSSNLDTPAQGQLVAVIDPVGRVMQSSLPAELEPQLSALAAAGTAVQDVRTPAARYLVLARQVSSSDGVWSVVTARNEAASSLSLDNLTRALAWGLVILTLLFGVGSWLLASAALRPVSAMRRTAERLTGSASVELLPVGPAHDELFYLASTLNDLITQLRASADREKQLVSDASHELRTPLAILQTQLELAHLSTGDADALLGEIESAERTVQRLSALAASLLELTRIEGMTAQETTTFDDLAEELADAIDRARLISIGSEIVVDYEVLPDGTDGGGERESAAETVTGPSPSASPWPPPSLSPPTVPPATSTPPATPMPPAGRSRNEVFDLSGRSFGRVADNLLGNAIVAVNEAAGPGTGSVRATLARTADGIRLEISDTGPGMSPDFIPLAFDRFAREDESRGGTRPGSRGAGLGLSIVLALVASAGGTVTMTNRRPRGLSAVVTLPASRDPAHPPAPAAAPSPPPPPPSQDQNA, encoded by the coding sequence GTGAGGCTCGCCCGACGCCTCTCCATCAGAGTGCGGCTGACCGTCGGCACCCTGGTCATCGCGGGGGTCTTCTTCGCGGGAACGGCCGTGGTCGTGCACCGGCAGGTCGACTCGATCCTCCGCAGCTCCTCGGTGATGCTGCTCGAGGGCGACCTCGCCCAGTACCAGCAGGAGATCGCCGACGGCCGATCGTCGAACCTCGACACCCCCGCCCAGGGCCAGCTCGTCGCGGTCATCGACCCGGTCGGGCGGGTGATGCAGTCGTCGCTGCCCGCCGAACTCGAGCCGCAGCTGTCGGCGCTCGCTGCTGCCGGAACCGCGGTGCAGGATGTTCGGACCCCCGCCGCGCGATACCTCGTCCTGGCCCGCCAGGTGTCGTCGAGCGATGGCGTCTGGAGTGTCGTGACGGCGCGCAATGAGGCGGCGTCGAGTCTCTCGCTCGACAACCTCACCCGCGCGCTGGCGTGGGGACTGGTCATCCTGACACTGCTCTTCGGGGTCGGGTCGTGGCTTCTCGCCTCTGCGGCACTCCGGCCCGTGTCGGCCATGCGGCGCACTGCCGAGCGGCTGACCGGCAGCGCCTCGGTGGAGCTTCTGCCCGTCGGCCCCGCGCACGACGAGCTGTTCTACCTCGCCAGCACGCTGAACGACCTGATCACGCAGCTGCGAGCGTCGGCCGACCGCGAGAAACAGCTCGTCTCGGATGCCAGCCACGAACTCCGCACGCCGCTCGCCATTCTGCAGACCCAGCTGGAACTCGCCCACCTCAGCACGGGTGACGCCGACGCGCTGCTCGGCGAGATCGAGTCGGCCGAACGCACGGTGCAGCGGCTCTCCGCGCTCGCGGCGAGCCTGCTCGAACTCACCCGGATCGAGGGGATGACCGCCCAGGAGACGACGACGTTCGACGATCTCGCCGAAGAACTCGCCGACGCGATCGACAGGGCCAGGCTGATCAGCATCGGCTCGGAGATCGTGGTGGACTACGAGGTGCTTCCGGATGGCACGGATGGCGGCGGCGAACGGGAGTCCGCTGCCGAGACTGTCACGGGGCCATCGCCGAGCGCTTCGCCCTGGCCGCCACCATCCCTTTCGCCGCCGACCGTGCCGCCAGCGACATCCACGCCCCCGGCCACACCCATGCCGCCGGCGGGGCGGTCGCGAAACGAGGTCTTCGACCTCTCCGGCCGGAGCTTCGGCCGGGTCGCGGACAACCTGCTCGGCAACGCCATCGTCGCTGTGAACGAGGCGGCAGGCCCGGGAACCGGATCCGTGCGGGCCACCCTCGCCCGCACCGCCGACGGCATCCGCCTCGAGATCAGCGACACGGGCCCCGGGATGTCGCCCGACTTCATTCCGCTGGCCTTCGACCGGTTCGCGCGCGAAGACGAGTCGAGGGGCGGAACCCGGCCGGGGTCCCGGGGGGCAGGCCTCGGACTCTCGATCGTGCTCGCCCTCGTCGCCTCGGCAGGCGGCACTGTTACGATGACGAACCGGCGACCACGAGGGCTGAGTGCCGTCGTCACCCTGCCCGCGTCGCGCGATCCCGCTCACCCGCCGGCGCCCGCAGCCGCCCCTTCCCCGCCCCCGCCCCCGCCCAGTCAGGACCAGAACGCGTGA
- a CDS encoding DedA family protein — protein sequence MTFESALAAVPGVTNALGALTGVNPIDPNTVIQNTGPWALVVVCAIIFAETGLLIGFVLPGDTLLFFTGLLTFTGVIPVPIWLVVIVISIAAVLGDQLGYLIGYRTGPRIFERKSSGIFSTKSVERTQAFFTKYGGVAVILARFIAVVRTFAPVAAGVGRMHYRKFLLYNAIGGVGWTLLIVLLGYFLGHIPGVADVVTRYIDVVIGGILVITLVSVLVSVLRARRANRAES from the coding sequence GTGACCTTCGAATCGGCCCTGGCCGCAGTCCCCGGTGTGACGAACGCGCTCGGTGCGCTCACCGGAGTGAACCCGATCGACCCCAACACGGTCATCCAGAACACCGGGCCCTGGGCGCTCGTGGTGGTCTGCGCGATCATCTTCGCCGAGACCGGGTTGCTGATCGGTTTCGTGCTGCCGGGCGACACCCTGCTGTTCTTCACCGGGCTGCTGACTTTCACCGGCGTGATTCCCGTGCCGATCTGGCTCGTGGTAATCGTGATCTCGATCGCGGCCGTGCTCGGCGACCAACTCGGGTACCTGATCGGCTATCGAACGGGACCGCGCATCTTCGAGCGCAAGAGCTCCGGCATCTTCAGCACGAAGAGCGTCGAACGCACCCAGGCGTTCTTCACGAAGTACGGCGGGGTCGCCGTCATCCTCGCCCGCTTCATCGCAGTGGTGCGCACGTTCGCGCCCGTCGCAGCGGGTGTGGGCCGGATGCACTACCGGAAGTTCCTCCTCTACAACGCGATCGGCGGGGTGGGCTGGACCCTGCTGATCGTGCTGCTCGGTTACTTCCTCGGGCACATCCCCGGGGTCGCCGACGTCGTCACCCGGTACATCGACGTCGTTATCGGCGGAATCCTCGTGATCACGCTGGTCTCCGTGCTTGTCTCTGTGCTCCGCGCCCGCAGGGCGAACCGGGCGGAGAGCTGA